From a single Pseudomonas cremoricolorata genomic region:
- a CDS encoding GspE/PulE family protein: MYCAHDRSLDLNRLLDALLSEQHLAASAVVAALDSARLKPANHPLETIASLALSDLHAPGQQLDMDWLCRWLANKVGQPYVHLDPLQLDLSHTSHLISPAFAERHGILPIRMQANAITVASAQPYQHEWEADLNSLGYSIHRVFSSPVLIRQLSQASSQLAQRVAGARQQHGADIEHLQHLLEPSRRQQESSAEDAHIISLVDWILQYAVEQRASDIHLEPQREQGQLRYRIDGLLHPVYHFPSSVMLALTSRLKHLARMNVAERRRAQDGRVHQRLADGSEVELRASSLPTPFGEKLVLRLFDAQQLQQGFAPLGLQGALLDGWLNLLQRRQGIILVTGPTGSGKTQTLYASLEQLACPQVNLCTIEDPIERLQPHFSQLQVNPMLDLDFAGGVRALLRQDPDVIMIGEIRDQQTAQVAIQAALTGHLVLSTLHTNDACSAITRLQELGVADYLIKATLVGVMAQRLVRTLCKHCRPSPGVETSTCPTCRNTGYHGRTGLFELLLLSDGIRQQIDAGADVQRLRQQAVGEGLRELRHCGEEKVAQGLTSLQEVMRVCG; the protein is encoded by the coding sequence ATGTACTGTGCCCACGACCGTTCACTCGACCTCAACCGCCTGCTCGACGCTCTGCTCAGCGAACAGCACCTGGCCGCCAGTGCCGTGGTGGCCGCGCTGGACAGCGCCAGGCTGAAGCCGGCCAATCACCCGCTGGAAACCATCGCCAGCCTGGCCCTGAGCGATCTGCACGCCCCCGGACAGCAGCTGGACATGGACTGGCTATGCCGGTGGCTGGCGAACAAGGTCGGTCAACCTTATGTGCACCTCGACCCGCTGCAACTGGACCTCAGCCACACCAGCCACCTGATTTCGCCGGCGTTCGCCGAGCGTCACGGCATCCTGCCGATCAGGATGCAGGCCAATGCCATCACCGTCGCCAGCGCGCAGCCCTATCAGCACGAGTGGGAGGCTGACCTGAACAGCCTGGGGTACTCGATCCACCGCGTGTTTTCCAGCCCAGTGCTGATCCGCCAGCTCAGCCAAGCCTCGTCGCAACTGGCCCAGCGTGTGGCCGGCGCCCGCCAGCAGCACGGCGCTGATATCGAGCACCTGCAGCACCTGCTGGAACCCAGCCGTCGTCAGCAGGAATCCAGCGCCGAGGATGCGCATATCATCAGCCTGGTCGACTGGATCCTGCAGTATGCCGTCGAGCAGAGGGCCAGCGATATCCACCTCGAACCCCAGCGTGAGCAAGGCCAGCTGCGCTACCGCATCGATGGGCTACTGCACCCGGTCTACCATTTCCCGAGCAGCGTCATGCTGGCACTGACCAGTCGCCTCAAGCACCTGGCGCGCATGAACGTCGCTGAACGGCGTCGCGCGCAGGATGGGCGAGTGCACCAGCGTCTGGCCGATGGCAGCGAGGTGGAACTGCGGGCATCGAGCCTGCCCACGCCGTTCGGGGAAAAGCTGGTACTGCGCCTGTTCGATGCGCAGCAACTGCAGCAAGGCTTCGCGCCACTTGGCTTGCAGGGCGCCTTGCTGGACGGCTGGCTCAACCTGCTGCAACGGCGCCAGGGCATCATCCTGGTGACCGGGCCGACCGGCTCGGGCAAGACCCAGACCCTTTACGCCAGCCTCGAGCAGTTGGCCTGCCCGCAGGTCAACCTGTGCACCATCGAAGACCCCATCGAACGTCTGCAACCGCATTTCAGTCAGCTCCAGGTCAACCCGATGCTGGACCTCGATTTTGCCGGCGGCGTTCGCGCGCTGCTGCGCCAGGATCCGGATGTGATCATGATCGGCGAGATCCGCGACCAGCAAACCGCCCAGGTCGCGATCCAGGCTGCCCTGACCGGCCACTTGGTGCTGTCGACGCTGCACACCAACGATGCCTGCAGCGCCATTACCCGCCTGCAGGAGCTGGGCGTGGCTGACTACCTGATCAAAGCCACGCTGGTCGGCGTCATGGCCCAGCGGCTGGTGCGTACGCTGTGCAAGCACTGTCGGCCCTCCCCTGGCGTCGAAACCAGCACTTGCCCGACCTGCCGCAATACCGGCTACCACGGTCGCACAGGGCTGTTCGAACTGCTGCTGTTGAGCGATGGCATCCGCCAACAGATCGATGCGGGCGCCGATGTGCAGCGGCTGCGGCAACAGGCGGTAGGTGAAGGACTGCGCGAGCTACGCCACTGTGGCGAAGAGAAGGTGGCACAAGGCCTGACGAGCTTGCAGGAAGTCATGCGCGTCTGCGGCTGA